In Microbacterium terrisoli, the genomic stretch CGGCGATCTCGAGGTTCTCGGTCGCGGTGAGGAACGGATCTGTTCCGGCGCCCTGGGAGACGTAGCCGATCGCCGTGCGCACGGCCTCGGGCTCGCGCAGGATGTCGTGGCCGGCCACGCAGGCCGAGCCCGAGGTCGCACGAGAGAGCGTCGTGAGGATCTTGGTGGTGGTCGACTTGCCCGCCCCGTTGGGGCCGAGCAGGCCGAACACCCGCCCGGCGGGGACAATGAGCCCCAGGCCGTCCAGGGCACGGACGGCGGGTCTGCGGCCGCGGCCGGGGTACACCTTGACGAGGTCGCGCGCCTCGATGGCGGCGCGGGGTGAACCGTTTTCAGGCATGGCGAAGCATCCCTTCCTTCTTCGGGTGATCGAACGAGGATCGAAGCGACGAGTCGAAACGCGCCGGGCTGATCAGCTCTGGGTCTTGTCGGTCAGTCCTGCGTCTTGCGCGGACCGAACATCATGCGCGCCAGGACCAGCATCATGACGCCCAGGCCGCCCAGGAAGGCCACGGGGGCCCACCACCAGCCGACGGTGAAGCCGAGTACCGCGATGACGGCGAACGTCAGGATCCAGATCGCCGCGACATAGACGCCGAAGCGCGCGGCGGTCTCGGGCTCCTGCTCGAACCGATTGGGCGGCATCTGGGCGTGCGCTCGTCGGGTCCAGGCCTTGTGCCGGTTGGTCTGGGTCGCCCCGAGGAACGCGTAGAGGATGATGGCCGCGATCACGCCGAGCGCGGCGAACACGACGCACCACACCGGCAGTGCCTGCAGCCCGACATAACCGGCGAAGCCGAGGCCGTAGAGCATCAGGAAGCTGGCCGCCGCATAGCCACCGGCACGGTTGTGCGGCATCGGGTGATTCGTCGTCGTCTCCTGCGCGAGCGAATCTCCGACGAGCAGGCCGAGCCCGGTCGAGGCCAGGCCGAGCAGGGCGATCAGCGGGCCCGCCACGAGCGGCAGCACCCCGGTCGCCCCCAGCGTGCCGAGCGTGACGCCGACGACGATCATGGCCGACCAGACGACGACACGGACGACGAAGCCGGGCTTGGGCCGCACCCTGTTGCGCAGCGCAAGCGCGGTGTAGCCGTTCAGAGTGGAATCTGACGCCGGCGCGGGCGCGCCGCCGGCCTCGCCCAGCAGTTCGTGCACGTCGCCGAGCTCGGCGACGGCCTGGAGCGCGGCATCCGTCGGAGCGGTTCCGGATGCCTCGAGCTCGGCGACGCGCGAGACCAGGTTCGCCCGGATCTCCTCTTTCAGGTCCTGCGCATCGGGGGTCATCTCGACGGCGGTGAAGGCCTCGTCGAGCAGGCGGTGGATGTCGGTGTTCATCGGTGTGTGCCCTTCGGGGAGGTGTCGGAGACGTCCAGCAGGGCGTCGATCACATGCCGGGTGGCGACCCACGCGGCGACGTTGGAGGTGTAGACGGCGCGGCCGGCGTCGGTGATGCGGTAGTACTTGCGCCGCCCGCCCTGGGTCTCGTCCCCCCAGTACGATTCGACGAGCCCGTCGCGCTCGAGCCGGCGATACGTGGCGTAGAGCGTGGCCTCTTTGATCTCGTGCTCGCCGCCGGTGGCCTCGCGGATCGCCTTGTAGATCTCAAAGCCGTAGCGGTCGCCGCCCCGCAGCACGCCGAGCACGATCGTGTCGGTGTGGCCGCGGATGAGGTCCGCTGCGAATGCACTGTCTTTCGTCACGTCAATTACTGTATCACATCAAGTACTTGACGACACCAACACTTCGCTCGACGGCAGGGCGGGCCGGCGGAGGGTGGGCGCGCAGGTCAGGTCGCGCGCAGACGCTCACGCTCGGCGGCGACGTCGAAGGATGCCGCGGGCCACCGCGGATCGATCTCCAGAAGCGCGTTCAGCAACAGCGATTGCACCGCGAGCCGCGCGTACCACTTGTGGTTGGCCGGCACGACATACCAGGGGGCGTTCGCGGTGGACGTGCGCTCGAACACCGACTGATACGCCTTCATGTAGTCGGGCCACAGCTTGCGCTCGTCCACGTCATCGGGATTGTATTTCCAGTGCTTGTCGGGACGGTCGAGCCGGTCCATCAGCCGGTCGCGCTGCTCGTGGGCGGAGATGTGCAGCATGACCTTGACGATGTGGGTGCCGGCGTCGGTGAGCTCCTTCTCGAAGTCGACGATCGCCCCGTACCGCCGCTCGATCTCCTCCTCGGGCGCGAGTGAGCGCACCTTGCCGATCAGCACGTCCTCGTAGTGCGACCGGTCGAACACGCCGATCATGCCGGGGGCGGGCGCCTGCGGCCGGACCCGCCACAGAAAGTCGTGCGCGAGCTCTTCGGGCGTGGGCTTCTTGAAGGCCGTCAGCTGCACCCCCTGCGGGTCGACAGAGCCCACGACGTGGCGCACGATCCCCCCTTTGCCCGCGGTGTCCATCGCCTGCAGGATCAGCAGCACCGATGCCTCAGATGTCCCGCCGCGGGCGGACGCGTACAGCCGTTCCTGCAGCTCGCTGAGCTCATCGGCCCCCGCGACCAGATCGGCGACGGCGTCGCGCTTGCGGCGCCCATAGCCGGGGCTGGCGTCGGCATCGACGCGGTCCAGTCGAAAGCCGCCGGTCGCCCGCAGCAGGGTCGATGCGTCGCCGTTCCAGTGCTTCTGGCTCTTCGGGGTCATGCGTCTCATCATGGCCGTCCGAGCACCGCCGGTCCAGCACCGCCTCACCGCGGTCCACGCGGCGCCGCGGCCCGCCCCCAGCGCCGCGCGCGCATCGCTGCGCCCTCAGCGCTCCAGCGGCACCTCGATGATGCGCCGGCCGCCGCGGCCCGCCGTGAGCTCCTGATCCAGCGCCGTGCGCGTGGTCACCCGCTCGTAATCCCAGCCGTAGGCCGTGGCCAGGGCCGCGACATCCACCGCCTGCGGCGTGTACATGACGCGGCGCATCGGAGCGTCAGCGGCGGTGGATGCCACCTCCAGCCCGTCGAAGATCGTGCCGCCGCCGTCGTTGCCGACGATGATCTGGATGCGCGGGTCGACTTCACCGTCCGGCAGCAGCAGCGCTCCCACGTCATGCAGCAGGGCGAGATCGCCCAGCAGCACGCGCGTGACGCCGAGCTCTCCGTTGCGCTGGCTCGCCAGCGCCACGCCGAGCGCGGTGGAGACCGTGCCGTCGATGCCGGCGAGTCCCCGGTTGGCGTGGACGGGGACCTTCTTTCCGGGCAGGATGCCGTCGGCCACTCGCACCAGGCGCGACGAGCCGAACACCAGTCGGTCGTGCGGCCAGGTGGCCCGCCACACGGCGTCGACCAGCAGCTCCCGCGTCACCGCGGTGCGCGCGATCGCGACCTCGGCGGCCAGCGCGCGCAGCCGTTCGCTGGGCACCGCCGAGGCAAGTCCCGTCGCGTCCGGCGCCGCCGGGGCGAGATCGACTTCGGCAGCACGCGAGGCGCGCATCCAGGTGCCGAGCCAGTCCCGGTCAGCGGCCCCTCGTGCCACCGTGGCCGCCGTGACATGCGCGGTCGCGCCGTTGAGGTTCAGCGGTTCGCCGCCGCCGGTCACAGCGATCACCTCGAGGTCGCCGCGCGAGAGCAGCGCCGTCACCTCTCGTGACAAGGTCGGGTGGCCGTAGACGACGACGCGCTCGATGCGCCCGCCCAGCTCGGCATCGCGCAGCGCTGCACGGTAGCCGTGCACGATCTGCCGGCCGAAACGCGCGCCGCTGACGATCTCGGCGATCAGCGGCCAGCCGCCCTCATATGCAAGCTGCTCGGCCGCCGGTCCTCCGTCGGCTCCGGCGACCACGACCGTGCGGGGACCGCGCGGCAGCTCGACGGGACCGGCATCCTGACCCGAGGCACCATCGAGATCGCGCGAACTGCGACGACCAGGTCCGTCGGCGCGCAGTTCGCGCAGTCTCGACGCATCGGTGGCGGCGGCGGCCCTCGCAGCGAACCATGCGGGGAACGCACCCGACAGCGGCGCACGGTAGGGGAGGTTCAGGTGCGCGGGTCCGGGGCGACCCGAAACGCCCAGTGCGGCATCCATCGCCTCGTCGGCTGCCGCCCGCACCGCCGCCGTCGCCGGTGACGTGCCGTCTGCGTCGGTCGCCTCGGGCACGGGCAGGTCGTCTTCCCACCGCACGTGCGCGCCGTAGATCCCGACTTGGCGCGTGGTCTGGTTGGCACCCACGCCGCGCAGCTCGGGCGGACGATCGGCTGTCAGCAGCAGCAGAGGGACGCCCGCATGGTCCGCCTCGAGCACGGCCGGCAGCAGGTTCGCCGTTGCGGTGCCCGATGTGCAGATCACGGCCGCCGGGATCCCGGTCTCGCGCCCGACACCCAGGGCGGTGAACCCGGCGACGCGCTCATCGATGCGCACGTGCAGCGCGATCGCTCCACGCTCCTCGAACTCGGCGGCCACCAGCGCCAGCGCCTGGGATCGCGATCCGGGACTGAGCACCACGTGCTGCACTCCCCGTTCGACCAGCCGCGCCAGCAGGGCGGCAGCAGCATCGGTCGCCGGCGAGGGCCGCCCGCCGGCAGAAGCCGGGCCGACCGGATCAGGGCCGACCGGATCAGGGCCGACCGGATCAGACTCGGCGCTCACGGACGCGGGCCGACGGTGGGATCGTCGTCGTCGTGGTCGAGCCGCGCGAGGTCCTGTTCGAGCTGACGGATGCGTTCATCCTGCTCGGCGCGCGAGCGGTGATCGGCCGACGAGGAGGTGTGTGGGGCCGGACCGAGCCCGCGCAGGAACTCGGGATCGTCGTCGGGAGCACGCACACCGCGCGCCATAGCGGGCGCACGACCGATCGCGAACCACAGCACGCCGCCAAGCACAGGGAAGACGACCACGATCGCGACCCACATCGACTTGCCGACACCGCGGTGCCGAATGGCAGGCTGCACGGCAGCATCCACGATGCTGAACACCCAGAAGATCACCGCCACGAGGGCGAGGATCAGAAGCAGGCGAGCCATGCCCTCATCCTAAGCCGCACACACCCGCCCGGACTGTGCTGATGCCCCACGTAGACTGGGAAGAGTGAAGACCCGCTCCGCAATCGTGTATTCCGTGCTGCGCCTGCTGGCGTTCCTCGTGCCCTTGGGGATCATGATGCTGTTCCCGATCTTCCGTGCGATGTACTGGATCGCCATCATCTTCGCCGCGCTGATCGGCATCTCGCTGTCGATCATCTTCCTGCGCCGTCCGCTGAACGAGGTCTCGGCAGGGCTGGCGGAGCGGCGCGAGCGGCGCATGGCCCGCGAGGACGGGCAGCACCGCACGGCGGGGCAGCAGGATGCCGATATCGAGGATGCCGCGAACGACGCGGTTCAGCCGCACCCGACGGGCTCGGCCGACTCGGGCAACGACGCCGGCTGATCAGCCGAGATAGGCCCACATCAGCAGGGCGCCGTACGCGAGCGAGGTGAACGAGGTGACCGCCAGGGCGGTGACCAGTTCGCGCGGCGTGCGATACATCCACACGATCATCAGCGCGGGAATGGCGCCGAGCAGCGCCATCATCACCAGCCACGCGACGGGGTAGAACACGGCCACCAGCGCTGCGATGCCGAACGCCAGCACGATACAGACCGTGAACAGGATCTGCGA encodes the following:
- the menD gene encoding 2-succinyl-5-enolpyruvyl-6-hydroxy-3-cyclohexene-1-carboxylic-acid synthase, with the translated sequence MSAESDPVGPDPVGPDPVGPASAGGRPSPATDAAAALLARLVERGVQHVVLSPGSRSQALALVAAEFEERGAIALHVRIDERVAGFTALGVGRETGIPAAVICTSGTATANLLPAVLEADHAGVPLLLLTADRPPELRGVGANQTTRQVGIYGAHVRWEDDLPVPEATDADGTSPATAAVRAAADEAMDAALGVSGRPGPAHLNLPYRAPLSGAFPAWFAARAAAATDASRLRELRADGPGRRSSRDLDGASGQDAGPVELPRGPRTVVVAGADGGPAAEQLAYEGGWPLIAEIVSGARFGRQIVHGYRAALRDAELGGRIERVVVYGHPTLSREVTALLSRGDLEVIAVTGGGEPLNLNGATAHVTAATVARGAADRDWLGTWMRASRAAEVDLAPAAPDATGLASAVPSERLRALAAEVAIARTAVTRELLVDAVWRATWPHDRLVFGSSRLVRVADGILPGKKVPVHANRGLAGIDGTVSTALGVALASQRNGELGVTRVLLGDLALLHDVGALLLPDGEVDPRIQIIVGNDGGGTIFDGLEVASTAADAPMRRVMYTPQAVDVAALATAYGWDYERVTTRTALDQELTAGRGGRRIIEVPLER
- a CDS encoding DUF4229 domain-containing protein, which gives rise to MKTRSAIVYSVLRLLAFLVPLGIMMLFPIFRAMYWIAIIFAALIGISLSIIFLRRPLNEVSAGLAERRERRMAREDGQHRTAGQQDADIEDAANDAVQPHPTGSADSGNDAG
- a CDS encoding permease prefix domain 1-containing protein, whose protein sequence is MNTDIHRLLDEAFTAVEMTPDAQDLKEEIRANLVSRVAELEASGTAPTDAALQAVAELGDVHELLGEAGGAPAPASDSTLNGYTALALRNRVRPKPGFVVRVVVWSAMIVVGVTLGTLGATGVLPLVAGPLIALLGLASTGLGLLVGDSLAQETTTNHPMPHNRAGGYAAASFLMLYGLGFAGYVGLQALPVWCVVFAALGVIAAIILYAFLGATQTNRHKAWTRRAHAQMPPNRFEQEPETAARFGVYVAAIWILTFAVIAVLGFTVGWWWAPVAFLGGLGVMMLVLARMMFGPRKTQD
- a CDS encoding PLD nuclease N-terminal domain-containing protein; amino-acid sequence: MARLLLILALVAVIFWVFSIVDAAVQPAIRHRGVGKSMWVAIVVVFPVLGGVLWFAIGRAPAMARGVRAPDDDPEFLRGLGPAPHTSSSADHRSRAEQDERIRQLEQDLARLDHDDDDPTVGPRP
- a CDS encoding PadR family transcriptional regulator, with the translated sequence MTKDSAFAADLIRGHTDTIVLGVLRGGDRYGFEIYKAIREATGGEHEIKEATLYATYRRLERDGLVESYWGDETQGGRRKYYRITDAGRAVYTSNVAAWVATRHVIDALLDVSDTSPKGTHR
- a CDS encoding PPK2 family polyphosphate kinase, encoding MTPKSQKHWNGDASTLLRATGGFRLDRVDADASPGYGRRKRDAVADLVAGADELSELQERLYASARGGTSEASVLLILQAMDTAGKGGIVRHVVGSVDPQGVQLTAFKKPTPEELAHDFLWRVRPQAPAPGMIGVFDRSHYEDVLIGKVRSLAPEEEIERRYGAIVDFEKELTDAGTHIVKVMLHISAHEQRDRLMDRLDRPDKHWKYNPDDVDERKLWPDYMKAYQSVFERTSTANAPWYVVPANHKWYARLAVQSLLLNALLEIDPRWPAASFDVAAERERLRAT